The following proteins are encoded in a genomic region of Mycolicibacterium rutilum:
- a CDS encoding phosphoglycerate kinase, with protein sequence MAIKTLEDLLSEGVSGRGVLVRSDLNVPLDDDGNITDPGRIIASVPTLKALSDAGAKVVVTAHLGRPKDGPDPKFSLAPVAAALGEQLGRHVQLAGDVVGTDALARAEGLTDGDVLLLENIRFDARETSKDDAERGKLAKALVELVGDDGAFVSDGFGVVHRKQASVYDVATLLPHYAGTLVAAEVKVLEQLTSSTDRPYAVVLGGSKVSDKLAVIESLAEKADSLLIGGGMCFTFLAAQGFSVGSSLLEESMVETCRKLLDTYADVLHLPVDVVVADKFAADATSEVVTADRIPDDKMGLDIGPGSVERFTTLLSNAKTVFWNGPMGVFEFPSFAAGTKGVAEAIIAATGKGGFSVVGGGDSAAAVRQLGLAEDGFSHISTGGGASLEYLEGKALPGIEVLEN encoded by the coding sequence GTGGCGATCAAGACACTCGAAGACCTTCTCTCCGAAGGTGTTTCGGGGCGTGGGGTGCTGGTCCGCTCGGACCTCAACGTCCCGCTCGACGATGACGGCAACATCACCGACCCCGGTCGCATCATCGCGTCGGTGCCGACGCTGAAGGCGCTGTCCGACGCCGGCGCCAAGGTCGTCGTCACCGCGCACCTCGGCCGCCCCAAGGACGGTCCCGACCCGAAGTTCTCGCTGGCTCCGGTCGCGGCGGCGCTGGGGGAGCAGCTCGGCAGGCACGTGCAGCTGGCCGGCGACGTGGTCGGCACCGACGCGCTCGCCCGCGCCGAGGGGCTGACCGACGGCGACGTCCTGCTGCTGGAGAACATCCGGTTCGATGCCCGCGAGACCAGCAAGGACGACGCCGAGCGGGGCAAGCTGGCCAAGGCGCTCGTCGAGCTCGTGGGCGACGACGGCGCGTTCGTCAGTGACGGCTTTGGCGTGGTGCACCGCAAGCAGGCGTCGGTCTACGACGTGGCGACCCTGCTGCCGCACTACGCGGGCACGCTGGTGGCCGCCGAGGTCAAGGTGCTCGAGCAGCTGACGAGCTCCACGGACCGGCCCTACGCGGTCGTGCTCGGCGGATCGAAGGTGTCGGACAAGCTGGCGGTCATCGAGTCGCTTGCCGAGAAGGCCGACAGCCTGCTCATCGGTGGCGGAATGTGCTTCACCTTCCTTGCCGCGCAAGGCTTTTCGGTCGGCAGCTCGCTGCTCGAGGAGAGCATGGTGGAGACCTGCCGCAAGCTGCTCGACACCTACGCCGACGTGCTGCACCTGCCGGTCGACGTGGTGGTGGCCGACAAGTTCGCCGCCGACGCGACATCGGAGGTCGTCACCGCCGACCGGATCCCCGACGACAAGATGGGGCTCGACATCGGGCCGGGCTCGGTCGAGCGGTTCACCACGCTGCTGAGCAACGCCAAGACCGTGTTCTGGAACGGCCCCATGGGCGTGTTCGAGTTCCCGTCGTTCGCGGCGGGCACCAAGGGCGTGGCCGAGGCGATCATCGCCGCGACCGGCAAGGGCGGTTTCAGCGTCGTCGGCGGCGGTGACTCCGCGGCCGCCGTGCGCCAACTCGGCCTGGCCGAGGACGGCTTCTCGCACATTTCCACCGGCGGCGGAGCGTCGCTGGAATACCTTGAGGGCAAGGCCCTGCCGGGCATCGAAGTGCTCGAGAACTGA
- the gap gene encoding type I glyceraldehyde-3-phosphate dehydrogenase produces MTIRVGVNGFGRIGRNFFRALAAQKLEGKNTDVEIVAVNDLTDNETLAHLLKFDSILGRLPFDVSVDGETINVGGDALKGLSIKEGPSALPWGDLGVDVVVESTGIFTKRDKAQGHLDAGAKKVIISAPASDEDITIVLGVNDDKYDGSQNIISNASCTTNCLGPLAKVLNDEFGIVKGLMTTIHAYTQDQNLQDGPHKDLRRARAAAINIVPTSTGAAKAIGLVLPELKGKLDGYALRVPIPTGSVTDLTAELSKSATVDEINAAMKAAAEGPLKGILKYYDAPIVSSDIVTDPHSSLYDAGLTKVIDNQAKVVSWYDNEWGYSNRLVDLVALVGKSL; encoded by the coding sequence GTGACCATCCGCGTAGGCGTCAACGGCTTCGGCCGCATCGGGCGGAACTTCTTCCGGGCCCTGGCGGCCCAGAAGCTCGAGGGCAAGAACACCGACGTCGAGATCGTCGCGGTCAACGACCTGACCGACAACGAGACGCTGGCGCACCTGCTGAAGTTCGACTCGATCCTGGGCCGGTTGCCGTTCGACGTCTCCGTCGACGGCGAGACCATCAACGTCGGCGGCGACGCGCTCAAGGGTCTGTCGATCAAGGAGGGCCCGTCGGCGCTGCCGTGGGGTGACCTCGGCGTCGACGTGGTTGTCGAGTCGACCGGCATCTTCACCAAGCGGGACAAGGCGCAGGGCCACCTCGACGCCGGCGCCAAGAAGGTCATCATCTCGGCTCCGGCCAGTGATGAGGACATCACGATCGTGCTGGGCGTCAACGACGACAAGTACGACGGCAGCCAGAACATCATCTCCAACGCGTCCTGCACCACGAACTGCCTCGGCCCGCTGGCCAAGGTCCTCAACGACGAGTTCGGCATCGTCAAGGGCCTGATGACCACGATCCACGCCTACACCCAGGACCAGAACCTGCAGGACGGCCCGCACAAGGACCTGCGTCGCGCCCGCGCCGCCGCGATCAACATCGTGCCGACCTCGACCGGCGCCGCCAAGGCCATCGGCCTGGTGCTGCCGGAGCTGAAGGGCAAGCTCGACGGCTACGCGCTGCGGGTGCCGATCCCCACGGGTTCGGTCACCGACCTGACCGCCGAGCTGAGCAAGTCGGCCACCGTCGACGAGATCAACGCCGCGATGAAGGCCGCCGCCGAGGGTCCGCTCAAGGGCATCCTGAAGTACTACGACGCCCCGATCGTCTCGAGCGACATCGTCACCGACCCGCACAGCTCGCTCTACGATGCGGGCCTGACCAAGGTCATCGACAACCAGGCCAAGGTCGTCTCGTGGTACGACAACGAGTGGGGCTACTCGAACCGCCTCGTCGACCTCGTCGCGCTGGTCGGCAAGTCGCTCTAG
- a CDS encoding ABC transporter substrate-binding protein — MATLTVGVAAPDPPFNSMPDGGGLDIDLMTAIADKIGAAAEFIAYDGADFDGIFDALGDGAYDCVAAGTTVTAERERKATFVAPYVISGQSLAVDTRRLPRVTSVDDLDGLTIGVQRGNTSRPVAEQLVADGRAAAVRVYDYGAVRTALTDLTTGDCDAFMKLAPVLTELVRPLPGVEVVQRGITVEDIAIAVAPGDQALLGRLTVAQAELEADGTLQRIRRKWLGNPYADQSLAVH, encoded by the coding sequence GTGGCGACACTCACAGTCGGCGTGGCCGCCCCCGACCCGCCGTTCAACTCCATGCCCGACGGCGGTGGACTCGACATCGACCTGATGACGGCGATCGCCGACAAGATCGGTGCCGCCGCCGAATTCATCGCCTACGACGGCGCCGACTTCGACGGCATCTTCGACGCGCTCGGCGACGGCGCCTACGACTGCGTGGCCGCGGGCACCACCGTCACCGCCGAACGGGAACGCAAGGCGACGTTCGTCGCGCCCTACGTCATCTCCGGGCAGTCGCTGGCGGTCGACACCCGGCGGTTGCCGCGCGTGACCTCCGTCGACGACCTCGACGGCCTGACCATCGGCGTGCAGCGCGGCAACACCAGCCGGCCGGTCGCCGAGCAGTTGGTCGCCGACGGCAGGGCCGCCGCCGTGCGTGTCTACGACTACGGCGCCGTGCGCACCGCGCTGACCGACCTGACCACCGGCGACTGCGACGCGTTCATGAAGCTCGCGCCGGTGCTCACCGAACTGGTCCGGCCGCTGCCCGGCGTGGAGGTGGTCCAGCGTGGCATCACCGTCGAGGACATCGCGATCGCCGTCGCGCCCGGTGACCAGGCGCTGCTGGGCCGGCTGACCGTGGCGCAGGCCGAACTGGAGGCCGACGGCACCCTGCAGCGGATCCGCAGGAAATGGCTCGGCAACCCCTACGCCGACCAGAGCCTGGCCGTGCACTGA
- a CDS encoding APC family permease: MTETPRLQKQLRLRSLVLFGLAYMTPIIVLGIFGVIAELSDGGSAGSYLVATVAMLFTALSYAVMAKHFPVAGSAYTYVRKSLDSRVGFVVGWAILLDYLFLPLVIWLIGGSYLHGQFPGVPFFVWILAFIVITSALNVIGLKVADRTNFVLMTVQLLILALFVILSIAHLVNGSESLVSTTPFTGASGFGALAAGAAVAAYSFLGFDAISTLTEETHDAERTVPRAIVLVAVIGGGIFVLVSYFVTLVSPGGTFDNADSLAADIAKTIGGSLFGAVFLTGLIVGQFTSGLSAQAAVARLLYAMGRDRVLPPRVFGWLSERFHTPVFNIMLCGAIGLAAIFLDVATSTSFINFGAFTAFTLVNLAVIGYYLKHRGEQLSPWRYVLLPVVGAAIDVYLLTQLDSKALVLGLAWLGIGIAYLLVLTRGLTREPPEMATA, from the coding sequence ATGACCGAGACACCCCGACTGCAGAAGCAACTGCGACTGCGATCGCTGGTGTTGTTCGGTCTGGCGTACATGACGCCGATCATCGTGCTCGGCATCTTCGGGGTCATCGCCGAGCTCTCCGACGGCGGCAGCGCCGGGTCGTATCTCGTTGCGACCGTGGCGATGTTGTTCACCGCACTGAGTTACGCGGTGATGGCCAAGCACTTCCCGGTCGCCGGATCGGCCTACACCTATGTGCGCAAGTCGCTCGACTCCCGGGTGGGATTCGTTGTCGGCTGGGCGATCCTGCTGGACTACCTGTTCCTGCCGTTGGTGATCTGGCTGATCGGCGGCTCGTATCTGCACGGCCAGTTCCCCGGTGTGCCGTTCTTCGTCTGGATCCTGGCGTTCATCGTGATCACGTCGGCGCTCAACGTGATCGGGCTCAAGGTCGCCGACCGCACCAACTTCGTGCTGATGACCGTGCAGTTGCTGATCCTGGCGCTGTTCGTGATCCTGTCGATCGCGCATCTGGTCAACGGTTCGGAGTCGCTGGTGTCGACGACGCCGTTCACCGGCGCGAGCGGTTTCGGCGCGCTGGCAGCCGGCGCCGCCGTCGCGGCCTACTCGTTCCTCGGGTTCGACGCGATCAGCACCCTGACCGAGGAGACCCACGACGCGGAACGCACGGTCCCGCGGGCGATCGTGCTCGTCGCCGTGATCGGCGGCGGGATCTTCGTGCTGGTCAGCTATTTCGTGACGCTGGTGTCGCCCGGCGGGACGTTCGACAACGCCGATTCGCTGGCCGCCGACATCGCCAAGACGATCGGCGGCAGCCTGTTCGGTGCGGTGTTCCTCACCGGGCTCATCGTCGGCCAGTTCACCTCGGGGCTGTCGGCGCAGGCCGCGGTGGCGCGGCTGCTGTACGCGATGGGCCGCGACCGGGTGCTGCCGCCGCGGGTGTTCGGTTGGCTCTCAGAGCGTTTCCACACACCGGTGTTCAACATCATGCTGTGCGGCGCGATCGGGTTGGCCGCTATCTTCCTCGACGTCGCGACCTCCACGTCGTTCATCAATTTCGGCGCGTTCACCGCGTTCACGTTGGTGAACCTGGCGGTCATCGGCTACTACCTCAAGCACCGCGGCGAGCAGCTCAGCCCGTGGCGGTACGTACTGCTGCCGGTCGTCGGCGCGGCCATCGACGTCTACCTGCTGACCCAACTCGACTCCAAGGCGCTGGTGCTGGGGCTGGCCTGGCTCGGGATCGGCATCGCGTACCTGCTGGTGCTCACGCGCGGGCTGACTCGCGAACCACCGGAGATGGCGACGGCATAG